From a region of the Cucumis sativus cultivar 9930 chromosome 6, Cucumber_9930_V3, whole genome shotgun sequence genome:
- the LOC101204140 gene encoding histone deacetylase HDT1 isoform X1, which yields MEFWGVEVKAGQSLIVKPGNEKLIHLSQATLGEIKKEKANENVTIFLKIGDQKLVLGILSGEKFPQLSFDLVFEKEFELSHNGKSGSVYCAGYQAYGDDHEHTDGYLDSDSASEDEELPLVSAPNGKPSPKGVKPGLVESNDAKKASLKKPLKPSKDDDEDSEDDESDGDEDSDDESDEEMLDGDNSDEEDDDSESDEETPKKVESAKKRLNESATKTTPVPAKKAKLATPEKTDSKKGGHTATPHPAKKTGKTPAAKLETPKSGGQFSCKSCDRSFGSDVALQSHSKAKHGGK from the exons ATGGAGTTTTGGG GTGTTGAAGTCAAGGCTGGTCAGTCACTTATTGTGAAACCTGGAAATGAGAAATTGATTCATCTATCACAG GCAACACTAGGTgaaataaagaaggaaaaagcaaatgaaaatgtgactatttttttgaaaattggtgACCAGAAGCTTGTTTTGGGTATTCTCTCTGGAGAGAAGTTTCCTCAGCTCTCATTTGATCTTGTGTTTGAGAAGGAATTTGAGCTTTCCCACAATGGGAAGAGTGGAAGTGTGTACTGTGCTGGATACCAGGCTTACGGGGATGATCATGAACA CACGGATGGTTATCTTG attCTGATTCTGCCTCGGAAGATGAAGAACTTCCCTTGGTCTCTGCTCCAAACG GAAAACCAAGCCCGAAGGGGGTGAAGCCTGGTTTGGTTGAAAGTAATGATGCAAAGAAAGCTTCTCTGAAGAAGCCTTTGAAACCAAGCaaggatgatgatgaagattcGGAGGATGATGAATCTGATGGTGATGAAGATTCAGATGACGAATCTGATGAG GAAATGCTTGACGGAGACAATtctgatgaagaagatgatgactCTGAAAGTGATGAGGAGACGCCAAAGAAG GTTGAATCAGCCAAGAAGAGGTTGAATGAGTCTGCCACCAAGACTACACCCGTTCCTGCTAAGAAGGCAAAGTTAGCTACGCCTGAAAAGActg ATTCAAAAAAGGGGGGCCATACGGCTACTCCTCATCCAGCCAAAAAAACTGGTAAAACTCCTGCTGCTAAGTTGGAGACCCCAAAATCTGGTGGCCAGTTCTCTTGCAAATCCTGTGACAG GTCGTTTGGTTCCGATGTTGCACTTCAGTCACACAGTAAAGCTAAGCATGGGGGTAAGTAA
- the LOC101204140 gene encoding histone deacetylase HDT1 isoform X2 codes for MEFWGVEVKAGQSLIVKPGNEKLIHLSQATLGEIKKEKANENVTIFLKIGDQKLVLGILSGEKFPQLSFDLVFEKEFELSHNGKSGSVYCAGYQAYGDDHEQDGYLDSDSASEDEELPLVSAPNGKPSPKGVKPGLVESNDAKKASLKKPLKPSKDDDEDSEDDESDGDEDSDDESDEEMLDGDNSDEEDDDSESDEETPKKVESAKKRLNESATKTTPVPAKKAKLATPEKTDSKKGGHTATPHPAKKTGKTPAAKLETPKSGGQFSCKSCDRSFGSDVALQSHSKAKHGGK; via the exons ATGGAGTTTTGGG GTGTTGAAGTCAAGGCTGGTCAGTCACTTATTGTGAAACCTGGAAATGAGAAATTGATTCATCTATCACAG GCAACACTAGGTgaaataaagaaggaaaaagcaaatgaaaatgtgactatttttttgaaaattggtgACCAGAAGCTTGTTTTGGGTATTCTCTCTGGAGAGAAGTTTCCTCAGCTCTCATTTGATCTTGTGTTTGAGAAGGAATTTGAGCTTTCCCACAATGGGAAGAGTGGAAGTGTGTACTGTGCTGGATACCAGGCTTACGGGGATGATCATGAACA GGATGGTTATCTTG attCTGATTCTGCCTCGGAAGATGAAGAACTTCCCTTGGTCTCTGCTCCAAACG GAAAACCAAGCCCGAAGGGGGTGAAGCCTGGTTTGGTTGAAAGTAATGATGCAAAGAAAGCTTCTCTGAAGAAGCCTTTGAAACCAAGCaaggatgatgatgaagattcGGAGGATGATGAATCTGATGGTGATGAAGATTCAGATGACGAATCTGATGAG GAAATGCTTGACGGAGACAATtctgatgaagaagatgatgactCTGAAAGTGATGAGGAGACGCCAAAGAAG GTTGAATCAGCCAAGAAGAGGTTGAATGAGTCTGCCACCAAGACTACACCCGTTCCTGCTAAGAAGGCAAAGTTAGCTACGCCTGAAAAGActg ATTCAAAAAAGGGGGGCCATACGGCTACTCCTCATCCAGCCAAAAAAACTGGTAAAACTCCTGCTGCTAAGTTGGAGACCCCAAAATCTGGTGGCCAGTTCTCTTGCAAATCCTGTGACAG GTCGTTTGGTTCCGATGTTGCACTTCAGTCACACAGTAAAGCTAAGCATGGGGGTAAGTAA
- the LOC101204380 gene encoding histone deacetylase HDT1: MEFWGVEVKPGQPLSVQPGDMNYVHLSQATLGDLKKDKANEPVTIFLKIDDQKLVLGVLSADKFPQISFDLVFEKEFELSHNGKGGSIYCLGYRAPMEDQGQEEFSDSDFGSEDEELGMLSAENGKASEKEKSIGGKIFGLKPESSKKADAKSIAPSKEEDDDSEDDDSSDEGSDSDDVSDEEMLGGDSDSDDEDDGTDSEEETPKKVNESSKKRSNESASKTPVSKKTKLASAEKTDSKKGGHTATPHPAKKPAKSPGKAETPKSGGQFSCTSCDRSFGSDGALQSHSKAKHGAK, from the exons ATGGAGTTTTGGG GTGTTGAAGTTAAGCCTGGTCAGCCACTCTCTGTGCAGCCTGGTGACATGAACTATGTGCATCTATCACAG GCGACTCTAGGTGATTTGAAGAAGGACAAAGCAAATGAACCCGTGactatttttttgaaaatcgATGACCAGAAGCTTGTTCTGGGAGTTCTCTCTGCCGACAAGTTCCCTCAGATATCATTTGATCTCGTGTTTGAGAAGGAATTTGAGCTCTCTCACAATGGAAAGGGTGGAAGTATTTACTGTTTGGGATACCGGGCTCCCATGGAGGACCAAGGACA GGAAGAATTTTCTG ATTCTGATTTTGGCTCGGAGGATGAGGAACTCGGAATGCTATCTGCTGAGAATG GAAAAGCTAGCGAGAAGGAGAAGTCTATTGGTGGAAAAATTTTTGGTCTGAAACCCGAATCTTCAAAGAAAGCAGATGCTAAGTCTATTGCGCCGAgcaaggaagaagatgatgactCCGAAGATGATGACTCATCTGATGAGGGTTCAGATTCCGATGATGTGTCTGATGAG GAAATGCTTGGGGGAGACAGTGACTCTGACGATGAAGATGATGGTACTGACAGTGAGGAGGAGACACCAAAGAAG GTTAATGAATCCTCCAAGAAGAGGTCAAACGAGTCTGCCTCCAAAACCCCTGTTTCTAAGAAGACAAAGTTAGCTTCGGCTGAGAAAACTG ATTCGAAGAAGGGAGGCCATACAGCCACTCCCCATCCTGCCAAGAAACCTGCGAAATCTCCTGGCAAAGCAGAGACACCTAAATCAGGAGGCCAGTTTTCTTGCACATCCTGCGATAG GTCATTTGGTTCTGATGGTGCCCTCCAGTCACACAGTAAAGCTAAGCACGGTgctaaatga